DNA from Deinococcus aquaedulcis:
GACCATCCGGGTGGACGTGTACCGCGAACACATGGCCAGCGGCGACCAGGAACTGGCGACCACCGGCTTTTTCGTGTTCGTGGCGCTGGATGACCAGGGCAAACCCCGCCCGGTGCCCCCGCTGCCCGAGGGCCAGGACACCCGCAGCGCCCAGCCTGACCCGGACGCCCGCCCATGACCGATGCCCTCTCGCCCCTGCTGCACCTGACCCTGGTACGCCACGCGCGGACCGACTGGAACGGCGCTGGGCGCTGGCAGGGCTGGACCGATACCCCGCTGGCCGAGGCGGGCGAGGCCCAGGCCCTGAGCCTGCGGGCCCGGCTGGCAGGGCGCACCTACGACGAGGTGCACAGCAGCGACCTGAGCCGCGCGGCGCGCACCGCCGAACTGGCGCTGCCCGGCGCCCCCATGATTCTGGACGTGCGCCTGCGCGAACTGCTGTTTGGCGACTTCGAGGGCGTGACCACCGACGACGTGCTGCATGACCCCCGCTACACCGAGTGGCAGCGCGACCCCTGGCGCCTGCCAGCCCCCGGCGGCGAGAGCCTGGAAGAAGTGGCCGCCCGCATGCGCAACTGGGCCGAGGCCCTGCCCAGCGGACGCATCATCGCCTTTTCCCACGGCGCCGCCATCCGCGCCCTGCTGTGCGACCTGTTCGGCTGGCCCGCCGCGCCGCAGCCCGGCTACGTGCTGCCCTTTCCCTACCAGCTGTCCCACACCGGCCTGACCACCCTGACCTGTGTGGACGGCCGCTGGACCCTGCTGAGCTACAACGACCACGCGCATCTGGAGTGAGAGGCGGGGTGTGGGAAGTGGGGAGTAGGGAGTGGAGAAAGATGGGAGCTGGAGGTGGGCGGGCGTGTGGGCCACATGCCCCCTCACCCCCAGCCCCTCTCTGCGGCGCAGCTCTGCGAGTCCCACCCGGGGAGAGGGGAGCAAAGCCCTGAAAGTAGAACCTTCTGGTTCGCACCCAGCCTTCCTGCCCCCCTACCGCCCAGGTCCAGACGAGGCCGTCGTGCCCGAAGGGCGCGGGCCATTGCGCGTCATCAGCGGATGGCGTCGAAGCCGGACACGTCAACGAAGAGAGCAACTCCGCCAACCTCAGTAGAAACTCTTGCTCAGCGCAGCGTTGCTCCCCCTGCCCCTCTGGGGTAGGGGGCTGGGGGGTGGGGCCATCAGTGGAGAAACCCGCCCGAACCCCTACAAAAACCGCCTCGTCACCGACCGCTCACACCCCAACAGCCCCTTCGGCGGCCCGCTGTACAGCACCTCCCCCCCCGCCCGGCCCCCCTCCGGCCCCAGGTCCACCAACCAGTCCGCCTGCCGAATCACGTCCAGCTGGTGCTCAATCAGAATGACCGTGTTGCCCCCGTCCACCAGCCGGTCCACGATGTTCAGCAGCAGGCCAATGTCCGAGAGGTGCAGCCCCGTCGTGGGTTCGTCCATCACGTACACGCTGCCCTTCTTGTGCAGTTCTGTGGCAAGTTTCAGGCGCTGGCCCTCGCCGCCCGAGACCGTGCTCAGGGGCTGGCCCAGCGTCAGGTAGCCCAGACCCACATCGTTCATGGCCTGCAACACCGCGCGAATGGGCTTTTCGGTAAAAAAGGCCAGGGCGGCTTCGGCGGTCATGTTCAGCACGCCGCTGATGGTCTGGCCGCGCAGGGTGTGGCGCAGCACCTCGGGGCGGAAGCGCTGGCCCTCGCAGACCTCGCACACCGAAGTAATGCCCTCCATAAACGCGAGGTCGGTGTACACCACGCCCAGGCCGCTGCAGTGGGGGCAGCTGCCCTCGGAATTGAAACTGAACAGGGACGCGTTCTGACCGCTGGCCTTCGCAAACGCCTTGCGGATGGGGTCCATGATGCCGGTGTAGGTGGCTGGCGCCGAGCGGCTGTTGGCTGTCACCCGCGACTGGTCAATCACCACAGCGTCTGGGTGCTGGGGCAGGAACACGTCGTGAATCAGGGTGCTTTTGCCTGAACCCGCCACGCCCGTGACCACCGTAAAGACCCCTGTAGGAAAGGCCACCGAGACGTTCTTGAGGTTGTGCTGCCGCGCGCCTTCCACCGGCAGCCAGCCGCGCGGCGCTCTGACCTCGGTCTTCAGTGGCAGCTGCTGCGCGAGGTGCCGCCCCGTCAGGGTGGGGGCCTGCTCCAGTTCGGCGGCGGTGCCCTGAAACACCACCTGTCCCCCGTGCACGCCCGCGCCCGGCCCCAGGTCCACGACATGGTCGGCCACGCGAATCACGTCGGGGTCGTGTTCCACCACCAGCACCGTGTTGCCCTTGTCGCGCAGCTGGGCCAGCAGCCCCGTCAGGCGGGAGACGTCGCGTGGGTGCAGGCCCACGCTGGGTTCGTCCAGCACGTACAGCATGTCGGTCAGGCTGTTGCCCAGGTGGCGCACCAGTTTCAGGCGCTGGCTTTCGCCGCCCGACAGGCTGGCTGTCTCGCGCCCCAGGCTCAGGTAGCCCAGGCCAATGCCGATCAGGTGCGAGAGCCGCTCTGCTAAGTGGGCGGCCACCCGGGCAGCTCCCGGGTAGGTCAAGCCCTGCACGAAGGCCAGCAGGTCCGTGGCTTCGAGGTCCGAGAGTTCCGCGATGTTGCGGCCCTGAATGCGGCAGGCCAGCGCGGCGGCATTCAGCCGCGCCCCGTGGCACACCGGGCACACGGCCGAGGTGGTAAAGCGCTCCAGCACGGCCCGCCCCCGGTCTGACATGCTCGCCGCGTCCCGGCTGAGGTACATGCGCTGGAAACGGGGCACAAGGCCCTCGTAGGTCATGTTGATCTCGCCCAGCGACACCTTCAGGTCCTGGCCGTGCAGCAGGTCGTGCCACTCGCGCTCGCTGTAGGCGTCCAGGGGTTTATCGTTGTCAAAGAGGCCGCTCAGGGCATAGGTCTTCCACAGCCACTTGCCGGGCTGGTAGTCCGGGTGCAGAATGGCGCCGCCGTTCAGGGATTTCGTGCGGTCCAGCAGCCGGCCCAGTTCCAGCTGCGTGGTGCGGCCAATGCCCTCGCATTCCGGGCACATGCCCTGGGGGGTGTTGAAGGAAAAGGCAAAGGCCGGGCCCGCCGCCGGCTGCCCCACGCGGGAAAACAGCAGCCGCAGCGGCGCGGCGATATCGGTGTAGGTGCCCACGGTGGAGCGCGACCCACCCCCCACCCGCTTCTGGTTGATGATGACCGGGGCATTCAGGTGGCTCACCCGGTCCACGTCCGGCTGCCCGTAGTGCGGCAGGAAGCCCTGCACAAAGGCGGTGAAGGTCTCGTTCAGTTGCCGCTGAGCCTCAGCGGCGACGGTGTCGAACACCAGCGATGATTTGCCCGAACCCGAGACGCCCGTAAACACCGTGACGCGGTGTTTGGGAATGTCCACCGAGACGTTCTTGAGGTTGTGTTCGCGCGCGCCGCGCACTTCGATAAAGGCCCTGTCGCTCATGGTTTGCCCTCCTGCCTCCAGCGTCTCTGAGCCAGATGTGAAAATCCCCGACGTCTGGTCTTGAGCGGGGCTTCATGTTTGGCGTTTCAGGTCAGCTTCGTACCAGGCATGGAAGGGGAGGGCCGCCGCAAAGTCAGCCGACCGTTCACCGAGCAGGGTCTCCGTCTGCGTCAGGTCAACGCTGGGCACCCCAAACGCCCGGGGCCGCCGGGGCAGGTGAAAGCGAGTATGGTCGTGCGCCATCGCCACGACCAGCGTGCCCAGCGGGGTACCGTCTGGGCTGTGCAGGACACTCCACATCCAGCGTTCCTGGTCTGTCTCCTGCGCGTTGCCCCATTCGCGCGACACCCCAAAGTCACCCGGGAGGGGCGGCTGGGCGCGCAGGCCAGCGGCGCGCAGCTCGCGTTTGGCCCCGCGCAGCAGCAGGTTCAGGTAGGTGCCGTAGGCGGCGTCACCGGCCCGGGCGTAGGCGTCGGCCAGTTTCCCGGCGTGCGTGCCCAGCACGTCTTGCCACTGCGCGGCCAGCTGGGCATCCAGCCAGTCGCCCAGCGCCTCAATGTCACCGCTCGGAACAGGGGAAAGGACGGTCATGATGGCCTCCTTTTGACAGAATGCTGTCAAGTGGGCCAGCGTACCCGAATTGACAGTATGCTGTCAAGCTATGGCCCCCACGCCCGCTGCCGCTGCCTTCGCTGACCTTGTGGTGCAGGTGTTTCGCCTCAGCGGCCTGCTGCTGGATGCCGGCGACAAGTTAACGGCCCCCAGCGGCCAGACGAGCAGCCGCTGGCAGGTGATGGGCTGCATTGATCACGCGCCGCAGACCGTGGCGGCGGTGGCCCGCACCATGGGCCTGACCCGCCAGAGCGTGCAGCGCACGGCGGACCTGCTAGTAGGGGACGGCCTGGCCGCCTATGAGCCCAACCCCGACCACAAGCGCGCCAAGCTGCTGCGCCTGACCCCGGAAGGCCAGCGGGTGCTGACCACCATTGAGGAGGCGCAGGCCGTCTGGGCCAACCGGGTGGCGCACGGCATGGACGAGACCAAGCTGCGGGCGGCAGCGCAGGTGCTGGCAGCGGTGGAGGAGGCGCTGTAGAGGAGGTCCACAACCTCGCACGACGTCGCCGCCACTGTCCTCTACCATCAGAAGTGACCGGGAGGGCACCATGACACTCGAACCCAAATCCCCACGCCGGGCGAAGGCGCCTGAAACGCCGCAGTCAACCCCTGTCGCTGTGCCAGCGAGCGTTGCGCGGCAGGACCAGTTGCCTACGGAGCATCTGTTCCGGGCGCCAGGGCTGCAACGGCAGCGAGCACAGCCAGCGCTAACGGCTTCGGCACTGCTTCAAGCTGACCAGCATCACGGTCTACTTCAGAGGCAGGCTTTCACCGAGCGGGTGCAGGCGGCGCCGGCCCTCGTCTCAGCGGAAGCGGTGCCTGTCAGGCCCCATACACCGGCCGAGTGGGTCACGGTGATGCGGTATCAGGCCCAGCAGACTGAAGGCAGGTCGCTCTCGCCCCGGGAATGGAGCGGGTGGACGGCCCTGCAGCGGCAGGTGGCGAGCCAGCTGGGGCAGGCATATCGGCAGAGCCCTGAACTGGCCCCGGCCCGGCAGGCGAGCATGGCCGAGCACCTCGCCCAACTTCACCGCCATCCCCTCAGTGCGCCAGTGGCCCGTGTGACACTGGGCCTGCTTCCGCCATCAGAACGCCCGGCCGTGCAGCGCGCTCTGGACGCCGCCCTGGCCCGTATGGAGACCGAGCAGGCCACGCAGGCTGGAGAGGCCCTGCAGCGCCAGCTGGCCGAACTGGACGCCCACAGCGCGCAACCAGCCTTGGCGCGGATTCAGGCGCGGCGGGGCAGCGGCAACCCCCTTCCCGAAGCGGTGCAGCGCCACCTGGAACAGGGCCTGAACCACGACCTGAGCCGCGTGCGCGTGCACACCGACGCCGAGGCCCATCTGCTCGCCAAGAGCGTGAATGCTCTGGCCTTTACCAGTGGCACCGATATTTACTTTCAGGCTGGACAGTACGAGCCCAACACACAAACGGGGCTGGAGCTGCTGGCACACGAGGCCACACACGCGGTGCAGCAGATGCAGGGGCAGGTGGGCCCCGGCATAGACCCGGACCCCGGGCTGGAAGCACAGGCACAGGCTATGGGCCAGCGGGTGGCGGCCATGCCCCGGCAGGCCATTCGCCGGGCTGGTCCTTTGCAGGCCGGCACGGTGCAAGGCCCTGGTGCGGTGCAGCGTTTGGCGGCCCCAACTCCTTCCCGGCGCTGGCAGCAGGCCCACGCTTTTGGTGGGCAACTGACGGGCACGGCAGGGAACGTCGAGTTGACCATCACCTCACTTCAGGTGATTGGCAAGGGTGTGGTGGTGGGACAGTTCACGGCAGCCAACGGGTCAGGTCGAATAGACGGCTTCATGGACAGCAAGGGCAATGTGTACTGGACTGCCCGGTACCAGGAAGGCACCTTGAAAGGGAAGATGCGAAAATTCCACGGCCGGGTGGAGCAGGATGAAAAAGGCGTGCCGGTACGCGTGTTGGGAACATGGTTGGGCCAGAACGCGCAGGGGAAGCCGGCCACTTATCAATTGAAGGCGGCGTATCAGGAGCCGCAAGCCGCTGAACCAGACAGCGCGGCGCCTCAGGGTGGAGAAGCTGGCGGTCAGGGCATTTATCCAGTTCCAGCGTCAATTAAACTCCCCAATGGGGCAGTTTTGAAGCTCAATCCTGGCGACTTCAGTGCGACTGGCTCGTTTGCCACCACCACTGCTTCATCGGGGGAAGTTCGGTTCTCACCTCAACCGACGGGTCTTACCGAAGCGGTGACTCGGCAATGGCTGGCCGATGTGAAGGGCTTGAAGCCCAATGAAGTCCAGACGGCGCGTCCTTGGACAGCTGCAGAGTTTCTGGCACAAGGTTGGGATTACAGTGATGGGCAGAAGCCGCTTCGCTATGCCTCTGGACTCTATCAAGTCCATACTGGCTGGGATCTTAATACCACCAAGGAAAACGTCGCCGGTGGCTCTATGGCCAAAGCCGCTGCGGATGGGATTGTGTGGTTTAAAGACAAAACGGGGATGGGCAATACCATCGTCCTTTATCACCCTCAGTTTAAGCGGCATACCCGTTACGGCCATCTCAAAGATTTGGGGCCTTTGAAGGTAGGGCAGATTGTGAAGGCTGGCCAAGGGTTGGCTGTCATTGGCAATACAGGTACCAAAGGGCCCCATCTGCATTTTGACGTGATCAAAAAATATGTAGCAGCGGAGATGTGGAACGGGGCTGTCAATGCGCCAGGGATGACTCAACAGAAAATCAATCAATATGTCAAAGATCATTACGAAGATCCGATGGCTTTCTTCGCGCGCGTAGGCATTGTCCCGCCGGGTGCAACAGCTGAACTTGTTAAGCGTGAGGGAAGCCAAACTCAGAGCGGGGCCTTGCGACTTAACCCTGCGTTCTTGAATGCTGCAATAACAGCGCTGTTGAAGCTGCCACAAGCGCAGCGGCCTACCGAAGCCCTCGTACGTTCCACTGTGCCGAAACTATTGGAGACAGCTATTCAGGCGGGCATGACTGATCCACGAGAGATTGCCATGCTCCTGGCGAATGTGTCGCAGGAGTCAAAATTCGATCCCTCAACCACGGAAAGCCTGTACTACACTAAGCCGTCAGGATTGATGAACTTCTCGTATTTCCAGAAGAACCCTCAGCTTATTCCACAATACCTGCGTAATCCAGAAGCTCTTGCCAATGTGGTTTATGCAAATCGCCTTGGTAATGGTTCTGTTCAGTCAGGCGATGGGTGGAAGTATATTGGCCGTGGCTTGATCCAACCTACTGGGAGGGCCAACTATGCAAAATGGAATGTTATCTTCCGGGACAACGGCTGGAAAGTGAACGGCCAGTATCCAGATTTTGTGGCCAATCCCCAACTGGCCCAGCATCCGGACGCATCGTATAAAATTGCTGTCTACGGCGTTAGGGATGGTATCTTCACTGAGACGGTTCCTCTGCAGGAGGTCATGAAGAAGTTACCCGCTCAGCCAAGTGTGAATCAGTTTGCGTCCCTTCGGCAACAGTATGTGGGCCTTCATGGTGTGCAAGATGTTGGGCGAAACAGCTTGACTATTCTTCAAGCTCTACAGGGAATCCCGGCAACTATCCCCAAATGATTATGCGATCACTGCCTAAAAAAAGCTGTACCACGATGCTTTTCTTGTTTGTAACGCTAGGATCCTGTGCCGGCGCTTTTGGCCTGTTTGCCTCAACTTATTCGGAGTCAAAATTCCTGAATTCGAGTTTTTGTCGCAAGCTAAAATGTGATGCTCTTCCGGTCTATACATTGGGCGACAAGTATTCACACGAGTCCCAGATGTTCAGGATTTTCACCTACGATCTGCGCTCAGAGTTAGTCTCTGGTGCTCAGCTCCTGCTGAGGGTCAATTCGGGGGGCAGAGTTGATACCGCGAAGTTGTCATTCTATTTATCGGCCAGAGATGAAAAATCCGCAGTGTCGCTAATGACGGATGCCTGGTCAGCTCTTGTGGGTGTGCCCAAGAATTCCACTCTTCAATGCTTAGGTGATTTGAAAAATCCACATCGCGGTTCTTTAAAAATCTCAGACCCCTATATGGGCACATGTTCTATCAAAAACACTGTCTCTGATGGAAAAAAGATTGAATTCGTCGTGCAGAGGGGTCCATAATTCATAGCTACCGCAGTCCCAACCCCCCGAATCCGAAGGCTACGTTCTTCCTCTTCCCAATCCAATAACATTTCCCCTGCGCAGTCCTAATATCATCCAGCTG
Protein-coding regions in this window:
- a CDS encoding histidine phosphatase family protein — encoded protein: MTDALSPLLHLTLVRHARTDWNGAGRWQGWTDTPLAEAGEAQALSLRARLAGRTYDEVHSSDLSRAARTAELALPGAPMILDVRLRELLFGDFEGVTTDDVLHDPRYTEWQRDPWRLPAPGGESLEEVAARMRNWAEALPSGRIIAFSHGAAIRALLCDLFGWPAAPQPGYVLPFPYQLSHTGLTTLTCVDGRWTLLSYNDHAHLE
- a CDS encoding ATP-binding cassette domain-containing protein, with the translated sequence MSDRAFIEVRGAREHNLKNVSVDIPKHRVTVFTGVSGSGKSSLVFDTVAAEAQRQLNETFTAFVQGFLPHYGQPDVDRVSHLNAPVIINQKRVGGGSRSTVGTYTDIAAPLRLLFSRVGQPAAGPAFAFSFNTPQGMCPECEGIGRTTQLELGRLLDRTKSLNGGAILHPDYQPGKWLWKTYALSGLFDNDKPLDAYSEREWHDLLHGQDLKVSLGEINMTYEGLVPRFQRMYLSRDAASMSDRGRAVLERFTTSAVCPVCHGARLNAAALACRIQGRNIAELSDLEATDLLAFVQGLTYPGAARVAAHLAERLSHLIGIGLGYLSLGRETASLSGGESQRLKLVRHLGNSLTDMLYVLDEPSVGLHPRDVSRLTGLLAQLRDKGNTVLVVEHDPDVIRVADHVVDLGPGAGVHGGQVVFQGTAAELEQAPTLTGRHLAQQLPLKTEVRAPRGWLPVEGARQHNLKNVSVAFPTGVFTVVTGVAGSGKSTLIHDVFLPQHPDAVVIDQSRVTANSRSAPATYTGIMDPIRKAFAKASGQNASLFSFNSEGSCPHCSGLGVVYTDLAFMEGITSVCEVCEGQRFRPEVLRHTLRGQTISGVLNMTAEAALAFFTEKPIRAVLQAMNDVGLGYLTLGQPLSTVSGGEGQRLKLATELHKKGSVYVMDEPTTGLHLSDIGLLLNIVDRLVDGGNTVILIEHQLDVIRQADWLVDLGPEGGRAGGEVLYSGPPKGLLGCERSVTRRFL
- a CDS encoding DUF6022 family protein, which produces MTVLSPVPSGDIEALGDWLDAQLAAQWQDVLGTHAGKLADAYARAGDAAYGTYLNLLLRGAKRELRAAGLRAQPPLPGDFGVSREWGNAQETDQERWMWSVLHSPDGTPLGTLVVAMAHDHTRFHLPRRPRAFGVPSVDLTQTETLLGERSADFAAALPFHAWYEADLKRQT
- a CDS encoding MarR family winged helix-turn-helix transcriptional regulator: MAPTPAAAAFADLVVQVFRLSGLLLDAGDKLTAPSGQTSSRWQVMGCIDHAPQTVAAVARTMGLTRQSVQRTADLLVGDGLAAYEPNPDHKRAKLLRLTPEGQRVLTTIEEAQAVWANRVAHGMDETKLRAAAQVLAAVEEAL
- a CDS encoding eCIS core domain-containing protein — translated: MTLGLLPPSERPAVQRALDAALARMETEQATQAGEALQRQLAELDAHSAQPALARIQARRGSGNPLPEAVQRHLEQGLNHDLSRVRVHTDAEAHLLAKSVNALAFTSGTDIYFQAGQYEPNTQTGLELLAHEATHAVQQMQGQVGPGIDPDPGLEAQAQAMGQRVAAMPRQAIRRAGPLQAGTVQGPGAVQRLAAPTPSRRWQQAHAFGGQLTGTAGNVELTITSLQVIGKGVVVGQFTAANGSGRIDGFMDSKGNVYWTARYQEGTLKGKMRKFHGRVEQDEKGVPVRVLGTWLGQNAQGKPATYQLKAAYQEPQAAEPDSAAPQGGEAGGQGIYPVPASIKLPNGAVLKLNPGDFSATGSFATTTASSGEVRFSPQPTGLTEAVTRQWLADVKGLKPNEVQTARPWTAAEFLAQGWDYSDGQKPLRYASGLYQVHTGWDLNTTKENVAGGSMAKAAADGIVWFKDKTGMGNTIVLYHPQFKRHTRYGHLKDLGPLKVGQIVKAGQGLAVIGNTGTKGPHLHFDVIKKYVAAEMWNGAVNAPGMTQQKINQYVKDHYEDPMAFFARVGIVPPGATAELVKREGSQTQSGALRLNPAFLNAAITALLKLPQAQRPTEALVRSTVPKLLETAIQAGMTDPREIAMLLANVSQESKFDPSTTESLYYTKPSGLMNFSYFQKNPQLIPQYLRNPEALANVVYANRLGNGSVQSGDGWKYIGRGLIQPTGRANYAKWNVIFRDNGWKVNGQYPDFVANPQLAQHPDASYKIAVYGVRDGIFTETVPLQEVMKKLPAQPSVNQFASLRQQYVGLHGVQDVGRNSLTILQALQGIPATIPK